The following are from one region of the Salvia hispanica cultivar TCC Black 2014 chromosome 1, UniMelb_Shisp_WGS_1.0, whole genome shotgun sequence genome:
- the LOC125202212 gene encoding putative methyltransferase C9orf114 produces the protein MQRSEAFKGGYDHLIGTSEHGLVINCSELTLPSFKHLLIAFGGLAGLGEDAVLKGKTVSDIFDIYLNTCPHQGSRTIRTEEANLISLQYFQEPINSVSHKYQQPS, from the exons ATGCAGCGCAGTGAAGCTTTTAAG GGAGGATATGATCAT CTGATTGGGACCTCCGAACATGGGTTAGTTATCAATTGTTCAGAGCTTACTCTACCATCTTTCAAGCACCTCCTGATCGCCTTTGGTGGACTCGCCGGACTGGGAGAGGATGCAGTTTTGAAG GGCAAAACTGTGAGTGACATATTTGACATCTATCTGAATACTTGCCCTCATCAAGGAAGCCGAACTATCCGGACAGAG GAAGCGAACCTTATATCACTCCAGTATTTTCAAGAGCCAATAAATAGCGTTTCACATAAATATCAACAGCCAAGCTAA